The proteins below are encoded in one region of Myxococcales bacterium:
- a CDS encoding TIGR00266 family protein: MSEALQFNIEQQPDFALLSVQLQPGQKIQAEPSAMASMDPSVHMKAGLKGGLMKSLGRAFGGESMIVNTFTAKGRPSEVTFAPGPMGDINHYRLQGQTLYLQRGSYLANTEGVQITGSWQGAKGFFSGEGLVLLQATGEGDVFFNTYGGLIEIDVQGHYIVDTGYIVAFEETLNYKVGIMPGLNLSSKLKTFFFGGEALVCTFSGQGKLWIQTRAVRPFLRFLHPFRPRKKRG; encoded by the coding sequence ATGAGTGAAGCATTGCAATTTAATATTGAACAACAGCCTGACTTTGCATTGCTTTCGGTGCAACTTCAGCCGGGACAAAAGATCCAAGCCGAGCCTTCGGCGATGGCTTCGATGGATCCATCGGTGCACATGAAAGCAGGGCTTAAAGGTGGGCTCATGAAATCCCTTGGGCGTGCTTTTGGTGGGGAAAGCATGATCGTTAACACCTTTACTGCCAAAGGGCGGCCTTCGGAAGTGACTTTTGCACCTGGTCCGATGGGCGATATCAATCACTACCGTCTGCAAGGTCAGACCCTCTACCTGCAAAGGGGCTCTTATCTTGCAAACACTGAAGGGGTGCAGATCACTGGTTCTTGGCAGGGCGCCAAAGGATTTTTTTCAGGTGAAGGCTTGGTGCTTCTTCAGGCGACGGGTGAGGGGGATGTGTTTTTCAACACCTACGGCGGCCTTATCGAAATCGATGTGCAAGGTCACTACATCGTTGATACGGGTTATATTGTTGCCTTCGAAGAGACGCTTAATTACAAAGTTGGCATCATGCCGGGTTTGAATCTTTCCTCCAAACTTAAAACTTTCTTCTTTGGTGGCGAAGCGTTGGTGTGTACGTTTTCCGGGCAAGGAAAGCTGTGGATTCAAACGCGAGCAGTGCGACCCTTTTTGCGCTTTCTGCACCCGTTTAGGCCTCGAAAAAAGCGTGGCTAG
- a CDS encoding class I SAM-dependent methyltransferase: MWIGTNAACFKKSKRKLTGLDQDEALLARAKKRVPEAAFLQQNMIDFKTDQRFDAILSPFNTLYCLSSPQERLRFFSSVKNHLADDGIFVFDVWNASHAEENFDTHDTDAHFLTTIDVEDQSWHVYEQHLWSLPNHSLEARYRFVPASKDYVPLSQSIVHHYVSAEWLKENLQQQGFNVRFFGDFNQGSFDEDSEHCIAICQL, from the coding sequence ATGTGGATCGGGACGAATGCTGCATGCTTTAAGAAAAGCAAACGAAAACTCACCGGTCTCGATCAGGATGAAGCCCTTCTCGCTCGCGCAAAAAAAAGAGTACCCGAAGCCGCTTTCCTTCAACAAAACATGATTGACTTCAAAACAGATCAACGCTTCGATGCCATCCTGTCTCCCTTCAATACATTGTACTGTCTAAGCAGCCCTCAAGAACGACTTCGCTTCTTTTCCTCAGTCAAAAATCACCTCGCCGATGACGGTATCTTTGTGTTTGATGTCTGGAACGCGAGCCATGCAGAAGAAAACTTCGACACACACGATACCGATGCCCATTTTCTCACAACCATCGATGTTGAAGATCAAAGCTGGCACGTCTATGAACAACATCTTTGGAGTCTGCCAAATCACTCGCTCGAAGCACGCTACCGGTTTGTTCCTGCCAGCAAAGATTATGTACCGCTTTCCCAATCCATTGTTCATCACTATGTCTCAGCAGAGTGGCTCAAAGAAAACCTTCAACAGCAAGGGTTCAACGTGCGCTTCTTTGGTGATTTTAACCAAGGCTCCTTTGATGAAGACTCCGAGCATTGTATCGCGATATGCCAGCTTTAG
- a CDS encoding TIGR00266 family protein, whose translation MQVEITKRPAAAIAKVRLSLGETLTAEVGSMVAMSTGLQVETSSLKRGGGSLLKLRRIFAGESFFLNHFTAQTEGQEIFVGPKNIGDVIHHRLESASMIVQGSSWLASTHGIDIDATWQGITAGLFGGEGLFWVKCSGSGDLLLNSFGAIYEIDVKDNYVVDTGHIVAFEDTLRFSVGKATGSWIGSFLGGEGLVCKFSGQGKLYCQTHNPPSFGKLLGPKLKPRN comes from the coding sequence ATGCAAGTAGAAATCACAAAACGTCCTGCTGCGGCAATCGCAAAGGTTCGCTTGTCTTTAGGCGAGACCTTGACGGCTGAAGTGGGATCGATGGTAGCGATGTCTACGGGACTTCAAGTTGAAACCAGTAGCCTTAAGCGAGGCGGCGGAAGCCTATTAAAGCTACGTCGCATATTTGCAGGAGAGAGTTTTTTCTTAAATCACTTCACTGCACAGACTGAAGGCCAAGAAATTTTTGTGGGACCCAAGAACATTGGCGACGTGATTCACCATCGTTTGGAAAGTGCTTCGATGATCGTGCAAGGCTCAAGCTGGCTTGCTTCAACACATGGCATCGATATTGACGCCACCTGGCAGGGGATCACGGCAGGACTGTTTGGCGGTGAAGGTTTGTTTTGGGTCAAATGCAGTGGCAGTGGTGATTTGCTCCTAAATAGTTTTGGCGCAATTTACGAAATTGATGTGAAGGACAACTACGTCGTAGACACCGGACATATTGTGGCCTTTGAAGATACCTTGCGTTTTAGCGTGGGCAAGGCCACGGGGAGTTGGATTGGATCCTTTCTTGGTGGTGAAGGTCTAGTGTGTAAGTTCTCAGGGCAAGGCAAGCTTTATTGTCAAACCCACAACCCGCCCTCGTTTGGAAAACTGCTTGGCCCAAAATTGAAACCGAGGAATTAA
- a CDS encoding TIGR00266 family protein, whose amino-acid sequence MEADIRYKPSFAAIFLKLVPGEFIMAEADAMVSMDEGTQIRTKFNGGFLPALLRRIFGKESMFVNVFSCPKHKASSDLVLSQAFPGDIVPIELHGTMMYLQPGAFVACTSGIKLGVGYAGIRSWINREGLFRLKVSGRGIVWIGAYGGIFEREVQNEYIVDTGHLVAYEPTLSIGLGLAGGVFSSFFGGEGLVARMRGQGKIYMQSRSMDGLAAWTNAHLY is encoded by the coding sequence ATGGAAGCTGATATTCGTTACAAACCTTCGTTTGCCGCAATATTTCTCAAGTTAGTTCCAGGCGAATTCATCATGGCTGAGGCAGATGCCATGGTCAGCATGGACGAAGGCACTCAGATTAGAACCAAGTTTAATGGTGGTTTTTTGCCGGCTCTGCTAAGGCGCATTTTTGGTAAAGAATCTATGTTTGTTAACGTCTTTAGTTGTCCCAAGCACAAAGCAAGTTCGGATCTCGTGCTGAGTCAGGCCTTTCCCGGAGACATTGTACCGATCGAATTGCATGGCACCATGATGTACTTGCAGCCCGGCGCATTTGTCGCGTGTACAAGTGGTATCAAACTTGGTGTGGGCTATGCCGGTATTCGTAGCTGGATCAATCGAGAAGGTTTGTTTCGGCTTAAGGTTTCTGGTCGCGGCATCGTTTGGATCGGAGCCTACGGCGGCATCTTCGAGCGTGAAGTTCAAAATGAATACATCGTCGATACAGGGCACTTGGTTGCCTATGAGCCTACTCTATCGATTGGCTTGGGCCTTGCAGGTGGGGTGTTTTCCAGTTTTTTTGGCGGCGAGGGGCTTGTGGCGCGCATGCGTGGCCAGGGCAAGATTTACATGCAATCGCGCAGCATGGATGGCCTTGCCGCGTGGACCAACGCGCATTTGTACTAA
- a CDS encoding M48 family metallopeptidase produces MHAFSGGVFSDSLERGRSVAKLQIKAEGICAETETQSFMIPYSELHAEVGGASGKMVFCRNAERSVTVYSEERGFLSALARSSKGPSQKQLQTLVEAMARKSMQVKVGWSILGVVAFALSMAVFVIVVKTSWLKDAIPTQVDKELGKVGMAQMRGDLPLSDAKVARDALEVILKRLEPLADPKGRWKFDLKLVDRSMVNAFALPGGQMIVFRGLVQNAEHPDEVAAVLAHEMSHVTRRHGVTRLLRSVGIVGVVEVLVGDVGGVLAMAKELLTLSTINNYSRVQESEADADAIRIMHQAGLDPFALARFFERLEKKQGDIPDYLEWMSSHPSHKERIKAVERYRPKTSFHPKELAIDWDAVQASFGKMSSTKEEKAVPKGKENGS; encoded by the coding sequence ATGCATGCATTTAGTGGGGGAGTGTTTAGCGATAGCCTCGAAAGAGGGCGCTCTGTTGCAAAGTTGCAAATCAAAGCAGAAGGTATCTGCGCTGAAACAGAGACGCAGTCGTTTATGATTCCTTACTCGGAGCTTCACGCTGAAGTAGGCGGAGCAAGTGGCAAGATGGTGTTTTGCCGCAATGCCGAGCGCAGCGTGACGGTGTACAGCGAAGAGAGGGGTTTTTTGAGTGCCCTGGCGCGCTCAAGCAAAGGCCCTTCTCAGAAGCAGTTGCAAACGCTTGTTGAGGCGATGGCTCGCAAAAGCATGCAGGTTAAGGTTGGCTGGAGCATTCTTGGAGTTGTGGCTTTTGCATTGAGCATGGCTGTGTTTGTGATCGTTGTGAAAACATCATGGCTTAAGGATGCAATTCCTACGCAAGTGGACAAAGAGCTTGGCAAAGTAGGCATGGCGCAGATGCGCGGCGACTTGCCGCTTAGCGACGCCAAAGTCGCCCGTGATGCGCTTGAAGTAATTTTGAAACGGCTAGAGCCTTTAGCAGACCCTAAAGGGCGCTGGAAATTTGATTTGAAACTGGTCGATCGTTCGATGGTTAACGCTTTTGCACTGCCCGGCGGTCAGATGATCGTCTTTCGTGGTTTAGTGCAAAATGCGGAGCATCCAGACGAAGTGGCAGCGGTATTGGCTCACGAGATGTCTCATGTCACACGAAGGCATGGTGTAACGCGCTTGCTGCGTTCCGTAGGGATTGTTGGCGTGGTCGAGGTTTTGGTCGGTGATGTGGGTGGTGTTTTGGCGATGGCTAAAGAGCTGCTAACGCTTTCCACCATCAACAACTACAGTCGCGTGCAGGAATCAGAGGCGGATGCAGATGCAATTCGTATCATGCATCAAGCGGGACTCGATCCCTTTGCGTTGGCTCGTTTCTTTGAGCGGCTCGAGAAAAAACAAGGCGATATTCCTGACTATCTTGAGTGGATGAGTAGCCATCCCAGTCACAAGGAGCGCATCAAGGCAGTCGAAAGGTATCGGCCCAAGACCTCGTTTCACCCAAAGGAGCTAGCAATCGATTGGGATGCGGTTCAAGCTTCGTTTGGCAAAATGTCCTCTACAAAAGAAGAAAAAGCAGTACCTAAAGGAAAAGAGAATGGAAGCTGA
- a CDS encoding YiiD C-terminal domain-containing protein, protein MSPLDLQNYIHQHIPLTQAMGIAVHLGTSEKVILWAPLTPNLNHKKTAFGVSIVGLCTVSAWALLFLFCKEAGARTEIVIQDSRMRYLRPVHNDFVATSLAPKPASQTEFIETLKEKGKTTIRLRSVLSEENSDDMAAIFDGVFVAQQV, encoded by the coding sequence ATGAGTCCACTGGATCTTCAAAACTACATTCATCAGCACATCCCATTAACCCAAGCGATGGGAATTGCGGTGCATCTCGGCACTTCGGAAAAAGTGATTCTTTGGGCACCGCTTACGCCCAATCTCAATCATAAAAAAACAGCTTTTGGTGTAAGCATTGTTGGGCTTTGCACGGTGAGTGCTTGGGCATTGCTCTTTTTGTTTTGCAAAGAAGCTGGGGCTCGAACGGAAATTGTAATTCAAGATAGTCGAATGCGCTACTTGCGACCCGTGCACAATGATTTTGTGGCTACATCGCTAGCTCCGAAGCCTGCATCGCAGACAGAATTTATTGAGACGCTCAAAGAAAAGGGCAAAACCACGATTCGTTTGCGCAGTGTGCTTAGCGAGGAGAACAGCGATGATATGGCTGCTATCTTTGATGGTGTATTTGTGGCTCAACAGGTTTAG